A region of Elusimicrobiota bacterium DNA encodes the following proteins:
- the lysA gene encoding diaminopimelate decarboxylase, which produces MLKYENGLLLMDGVSVLEIANKVGTPVYIYSKNKILENYKLLDIAFSKTKHIICYAVKANANPKLLKILAKNGCGCDIVSSGELKLAISCGISCQKIVFAGVGKRDDEIKEAIKQDILMFNVESIPELYKINKIAKSVGRIARISFRVNPDINPRTHPHITTGLLHNKFGLSFEEAKEGYILAKSLKNISIVGLHIHIGSQITDLDSFVLASRKVGCYIKKLSEDGIKLKYIDMGGGLGIKYKDEKIINPTDYADAIMSNLPPKRTVILEPGRFIVGESGILVTRIIYIKKTAKKNFLIVDAGMNDLLRPAMYNAYHEIIPIVRREGTTHKWDIVGPVCESSDIFAKDRTIPPVLENDFLAILCAGAYGYSMSSNYNLRPHLVEVLAEEKKWEVLRKRDKIGM; this is translated from the coding sequence ATGCTAAAGTATGAAAACGGTTTGTTATTGATGGATGGTGTTTCAGTTTTAGAGATTGCAAATAAAGTTGGCACTCCAGTTTATATTTACAGCAAAAATAAAATTCTGGAAAATTATAAACTGCTTGATATCGCATTCTCAAAAACAAAACATATTATATGCTATGCAGTCAAGGCGAACGCTAATCCGAAACTATTAAAAATTCTTGCTAAAAACGGGTGTGGTTGTGATATTGTTTCATCTGGCGAGTTAAAACTTGCAATATCATGTGGTATCAGTTGTCAAAAAATAGTGTTTGCTGGTGTCGGGAAGAGAGATGATGAAATTAAAGAAGCAATCAAACAGGATATTTTAATGTTTAATGTTGAATCTATTCCGGAATTATACAAAATTAACAAAATTGCAAAATCAGTCGGCAGAATTGCGAGAATCTCGTTCAGAGTGAATCCGGATATAAATCCCAGAACACATCCGCATATTACAACAGGGCTTTTACATAACAAGTTTGGACTTTCATTTGAAGAAGCAAAAGAGGGCTATATTTTAGCAAAATCGCTTAAAAATATCAGTATCGTCGGACTTCATATTCATATTGGTTCCCAAATAACTGATTTAGACTCGTTTGTGCTTGCCTCCCGAAAAGTAGGATGCTATATTAAAAAACTTTCAGAAGACGGAATAAAACTGAAATATATTGATATGGGTGGTGGGCTTGGAATAAAATATAAGGATGAGAAAATAATCAATCCAACGGACTATGCAGATGCGATTATGTCAAACCTACCCCCAAAGCGTACCGTTATTTTAGAACCGGGCAGATTTATTGTCGGTGAATCCGGCATATTAGTGACAAGAATAATTTATATCAAAAAAACAGCAAAAAAGAATTTTTTAATAGTTGATGCTGGAATGAATGATTTACTCCGTCCTGCGATGTATAATGCATATCACGAAATAATCCCGATTGTAAGAAGAGAAGGGACAACACATAAATGGGATATTGTAGGACCTGTTTGCGAATCGTCGGATATTTTTGCAAAAGATAGAACAATACCGCCGGTTTTAGAAAATGATTTTCTTGCTATCTTATGCGCTGGTGCCTACGGGTATTCAATGTCGTCAAATTATAACCTGCGACCCCATCTTGTAGAAGTACTGGCTGAAGAAAAAAAGTGGGAGGTATTAAGAAAACGCGATAAAATTGGAATGTAA